GGACGAGCGTGACGTCGCTCTCGCCGTCGAGAGCGCTCGGCATGCATACGAAAAATACTGGTCGAAGCTTCGTCCGATCGAACGAGGCAAGTACGTCTATCGAATCGCGCGCGTCATCCAAGAGAAGTCACGCGAGCTTGCGATCGTCGAATCGATGGACGGGGGCAAACCCATCAAAGAATCGCGTGACGTGGATCTGCCGCTCGCGGCTGCGCACTTCTTTTATTACGCAGGTTGGGCGGACAAACTCGCGTACGCGTTTCCAGGTCGCAACCCGCGGCCTCTCGGCGTTGCGGGTCAAGTGATCCCGTGGAACTTCCCGCTGCTCATGGCCGCGTGGAAGCTCGCTCCAGCCCTCGCGACGGGCAACACGTGCGTGCTCAAGCCCGCGGAGACGACACCGCTCACGGCGCTCTTGCTCGCGAAGATCATCGAAGAGTGCGACTTGCCTCCGGGCGTCGTGAACGTCGTGACCGGTGCAGGGAAGACCGGCGCTGCCGTGGTTGCGCATCCGGGCGTCGACAAGGTCGCGTTCACGGGATCGACCGACGTTGGCAAGCGAATCCAGAAGGCCCTCGCCGGGACAAACAAGAAGCTCACGCTGGAGCTTGGCGGCAAAGCGGCGAACATCGTCTTCGCGGATGCTCCGCTCGATCAGGCGGTCGAGGGGATCATCGGCGGCATCTTCTTCAACCAGGGACATGTGTGCTGCGCCGGTTCGCGTCTGCTCGTCGAGGAAGGCATCTTCGACGTGCTCATGCGCAAGCTTCGCGATCGCATGCAGACGCTTCGCGTGGGCGATCCGCTCGACAAGAACACCGACGTCGGAGCGATCAACTCCAAGATGCAGCTCGACAAGATTCGCGAGTTGGTTCTGGCCGGTGAGCAAGAAGGTGCGACGAGGTTTTCGACGCCGTGCAAGCTCCCCGATCGCGGGTACTGGTTTGCCCCGACGCTCTTCACGGGCGTGTCGCAGTCGCATCGGATCGCGCGCGAAGAAATCTTCGGCCCTGTGCTCAGCGTCATGACGTTCCGTACGCCCGACGAAGCGATCGAGAAGGCGAACAACACGATGTACGGCCTTTCGGCGGGGGTTTGGACGGACAAAGGGGCGAAGAGTTTCTGGGTTTCTCAGCGCTTGCGGGCAGGGGTTGTCTGGGCAAACACGTACAACAAGTTCGATCCCAGCTCGCCGTTCGGTGGTTACAAGGAAAGCGGGTTTGGCCGCGAAGGTGGCCGGCAAGGGCTCCTCGCGTATCTCGAGGTGGACTGAGATGGCACGGGCGAAAGAAAAGGCGCAAACGCCAAACGGTGCGCAGGTTCGAGCTGACGGTGCGTTCGAGCTGCCGGAGCGCGTCAGCGTGCGCAAGGCGTACAAGATGTTGATCGGCGGGCAGTTCGTCCGATCGGAATCGGGTAGGTACATCCAGGTGGCGGATCCGATGGAGCTCGGCGGGACCAAAGAGAACGTGCCGTGGGGTTCTCGCAAGGACGTGCGTGACGCAGTCGTGGTTGCGCGTGGAGCTTGGGAGGGTTGGTCGGGACGAACTGCGTACAACCGCGGGCAGATCCTCTACCGTTTGGGGGAGATGCTCGAGGCGCGTCATGGGGAGCTCACGCGATCGCTCGAGCGTGGTGGACTCGATGGATCTGCGGCTGCAGCGGAAGTTTCGGCGACGATTGACAGGTGCGTCTCGTATGCGGGATGGGCGGACAAGTATCAGTCGCTCTTTGCGAGTTTGAATCCGGTCGCGGGGCCGCATTTCAACTTCACGGTGCCCGAATCGATGGGTGTCGTCGGCGTCGTTGCGCCTGCACGTCCGGCGCTGCTCGGCCTGCTTGGTGCGGTGCTGCCGATCATCACGAGTGGCAACACGGTGGTGGTGCTTGCGAGCGAAGCCGATCCGCGTACGGCGCTCGTGCTGGGTGAAGCGCTTGCGACGAGTGATCTTCCGGCGGGCGTGATCAACGTCATCACGGGGCGCGCGTCGGAGCTATTGGTTCACCTTGCCAAACACATGGACGTGTCGGCGATCGATTTGCACGCCGTCGAGCCGTCGCTCGTGAAGAAGGCCGAGGAAGCGGCGATTCTCAACGTGAAGCGCGTGCGCACGCGATCGCTCGACGATGGGGCGTGGTTCGATGCGGATGGTGCTTCGAGCCCGCGATGGATTGAGCGGTTTGTCGAAATGAAATCGATTTGGCACCCTGCGGGGAGCTGAGGGCATTTCGCTGCCGGTCCCGATAACCGCTGCCGAATACATAAATTCTCAGAACAAATCAACGCAATGGACCACACGGGCAATGGTCCAGTTCGCGTTGACGAATCACGCAATGCCGTAGAGATCACGGCGCATCGATGAGGTTGCACGCCTCAATGCGCGCGTCCGACCAGTCGGGCACGTCGTCTGCGCCTTTTTCAATCTGCGGTGGGACGTATTCCACGTCTGCCTGGAGCTGCTTCACCCGTGCTACCAGCGCTGCTGCGTCTTTGTCGGATGTCGGCGGAGCAATCACCTGTCTCAAAATGGCTACCGCTCGCGTTTCGGCGGCTTCTTCTTGCTCTTGCGTATACCCTGGAGAACGCCGGCGATCCGCAAAGTCGAGCATACGCTCGCGCAATTTCGTGTCGGTTCCCGATAAAAGCGTCATTGGCATGGACCAATCCACCGTCGATACAAGCGCTTGACGCACGTCTCGTCCCTCCAAATGGGCAAGCTCGAGCGCCACGGCCGCCGTGACGAGATTGACATCGTCGGCTCTGCACACGAGCCCCGAAGTCACGACGACGACATCGGGAGGCAAATTGAAGGTGTGCGCATCGGTGTAACCAGCAAGAAGCACGCGAAGGGATCGATCCGATAGCGAACTGGCCGGTTGGAGCTGCTTCGCAATGTCATTGAGTTGTTTTTCCACCGCGGGTGTGAGCTCCATGTGGAGGCCCAATTGATCGAGCGCGGATTCCCCAATATGGTCCACCATCGTGGGAATACCACCCCCAAGGGCCCATCGCGTAATGGGCACACATGCTGCATAAAGGACCACTGCCGCGATCATGCCCTTGCTACCGAGCGCAATCGCGCGCCGCCTACGCCGTGCGTTCCGAATGCGCCGAACAGGACCCCTCAACAACCCTCGCTGCGCCCGTTCGAGCCCATCGAGAAACGCTTCGTCGTCACTCGCAATGGCCATCGACCCATCATCGTTTCGGACGATGATCTTCGGCCCGTCGGTCGCGAGCACACAACGCTCGAGGGGAATGCGAAACGTCTCCTTTCCCGTCAGAGCTTCGACGTTCGAGCCAACAACGGCGACGTGAGCGCGGACTTCTCCTCGGCCATCGCGCCCAAGATCGACGCTCCCCACGAAAGAAGTCGATGTCACAACATTGCATTGTACGGGCCGAAACGTATTTGTCAATAAAAACAAGAAAATGTGAAAAGGAGTTGGAATGACGCGCGATTTGAAGCGCGTTCTGCATCGACGGACGCTCCGTCATGGAGCGATCGCGTGCGGCCACGCTTCACATTTCCATTCGCGAGTGATTCGTTCCGCTTCGGCTACTCGCCGCAACGTGAAGCTTGCCAATTGAAAAAACGTGCGTGGACTCTGGGATAAATCCACGCGCCGGCGAAGACGCCTGCAATGATGACGAGGGCGGAGAGGTGTCCTTCACCGAGCTGTGCCATTGCGGTGCCGGGGCAAGTGCCAGTGATGGCCCAGCCGAGGCCGAAGATGATAGCGCCGGGAATGATGCCCGGGTGGAACATGCGATCCGGGAGATTGAGGGGCATTCCACTACGTCCACCAATGCCGCTGCGTTGCAGGACCTGGAATGCGATCAAGTTGAGCACGAATGCCGTGCCAATGACGAAGTAGAGCTGCGCATTGCGGAATCGAAACATATCCGCAATGATGTCGTATCGTGTGGCTCCGGCGCGGC
The nucleotide sequence above comes from Polyangiaceae bacterium. Encoded proteins:
- a CDS encoding aldehyde dehydrogenase family protein; translated protein: MTVKESTALTVQSDKLAPKAADRAALDFGQAWAYAPAPESPDHVRIAPRYELFIGGKWAPPQSGTYFDTISPSTEQKLSEVAEADERDVALAVESARHAYEKYWSKLRPIERGKYVYRIARVIQEKSRELAIVESMDGGKPIKESRDVDLPLAAAHFFYYAGWADKLAYAFPGRNPRPLGVAGQVIPWNFPLLMAAWKLAPALATGNTCVLKPAETTPLTALLLAKIIEECDLPPGVVNVVTGAGKTGAAVVAHPGVDKVAFTGSTDVGKRIQKALAGTNKKLTLELGGKAANIVFADAPLDQAVEGIIGGIFFNQGHVCCAGSRLLVEEGIFDVLMRKLRDRMQTLRVGDPLDKNTDVGAINSKMQLDKIRELVLAGEQEGATRFSTPCKLPDRGYWFAPTLFTGVSQSHRIAREEIFGPVLSVMTFRTPDEAIEKANNTMYGLSAGVWTDKGAKSFWVSQRLRAGVVWANTYNKFDPSSPFGGYKESGFGREGGRQGLLAYLEVD
- a CDS encoding aldehyde dehydrogenase family protein gives rise to the protein MLIGGQFVRSESGRYIQVADPMELGGTKENVPWGSRKDVRDAVVVARGAWEGWSGRTAYNRGQILYRLGEMLEARHGELTRSLERGGLDGSAAAAEVSATIDRCVSYAGWADKYQSLFASLNPVAGPHFNFTVPESMGVVGVVAPARPALLGLLGAVLPIITSGNTVVVLASEADPRTALVLGEALATSDLPAGVINVITGRASELLVHLAKHMDVSAIDLHAVEPSLVKKAEEAAILNVKRVRTRSLDDGAWFDADGASSPRWIERFVEMKSIWHPAGS
- a CDS encoding YeeE/YedE family protein, whose product is MKRYGLYVILGTIFGFALSRAGATRYDIIADMFRFRNAQLYFVIGTAFVLNLIAFQVLQRSGIGGRSGMPLNLPDRMFHPGIIPGAIIFGLGWAITGTCPGTAMAQLGEGHLSALVIIAGVFAGAWIYPRVHARFFNWQASRCGE